A single genomic interval of Demequina sp. NBRC 110054 harbors:
- a CDS encoding site-specific integrase has translation MSATQRRARRRSFGSVERLASGRFRARYTGPDGRSRSAPSTFATKSEADRWLTLIRAELLRGSWTAPEAANITLADYTTAWLRQRTPQLRPRTLDLYRRLVDRWLLAPVGEGRHAVSLGPLPLRALTPALVREWHAAVSEAAHASASARGVTETRRTHPARAWAHAAGLTVARTGRLSPAIVDAWHQAGAPRPAKPTRERPNAGCTIAAQAYRLLHAILTTATDDELLTANPARIAGAGHVAHPERLPLTPQEVTRLAAAMPEHYHAAVLVAAWSGLRPGEVFALRRRDLDLARGRLSVRQTLVEVAGHPVAYGPPKTAAGRRTVALPVIVTNALTEHLERHTNPGTDALVFTTTTGLPVTSATRSHAMRTARTAIGRPDITWHHLRHTGATLAAQAGATPAELMARIGHTSTRAAHIYQHATLDRDAHIAVALDALARR, from the coding sequence GTGAGCGCGACACAGCGGCGCGCGCGCCGCCGGTCATTCGGGTCTGTCGAGCGCCTGGCCTCTGGCCGATTCCGTGCTCGCTATACGGGTCCGGACGGGCGGTCGCGTTCGGCCCCGAGCACCTTCGCAACCAAGAGTGAGGCCGACCGATGGCTGACGCTGATCCGCGCCGAGCTGCTGCGGGGCTCGTGGACCGCACCCGAGGCCGCGAACATCACACTGGCCGACTACACGACCGCGTGGCTGCGCCAACGTACCCCGCAACTGCGCCCGCGGACCCTCGACCTCTACCGACGCCTAGTCGACCGATGGCTACTCGCGCCGGTCGGCGAGGGCCGCCATGCAGTCAGCCTCGGCCCTCTGCCGCTGCGCGCCCTCACCCCGGCCCTGGTGCGCGAGTGGCACGCGGCCGTGAGCGAAGCCGCTCACGCCTCCGCATCAGCTCGAGGCGTCACCGAGACCCGACGCACTCACCCGGCACGAGCGTGGGCACACGCCGCAGGCCTGACCGTCGCCCGAACCGGACGCCTCTCGCCCGCGATCGTCGACGCCTGGCACCAGGCGGGCGCACCCCGCCCCGCCAAGCCGACTCGCGAGCGCCCCAACGCGGGCTGCACCATTGCCGCGCAGGCCTACCGCCTCCTGCACGCGATCCTGACCACGGCCACCGACGACGAGCTGCTGACCGCCAACCCCGCCCGCATCGCCGGAGCCGGTCACGTCGCCCACCCCGAACGCCTGCCACTGACACCCCAAGAGGTCACTCGCCTGGCCGCAGCGATGCCCGAGCACTACCACGCCGCCGTGCTCGTCGCCGCCTGGTCAGGGCTTCGCCCGGGCGAAGTGTTCGCCCTCAGACGCCGAGACCTCGACCTCGCCAGGGGCCGCCTGAGCGTGCGTCAAACCCTAGTGGAGGTCGCAGGCCACCCGGTCGCGTACGGACCGCCCAAGACCGCCGCAGGACGACGCACCGTGGCCTTGCCCGTCATCGTCACCAACGCCCTCACCGAGCACCTGGAACGCCATACCAACCCCGGCACCGACGCGCTCGTGTTCACCACCACCACAGGCCTGCCCGTGACCTCCGCGACCCGCTCCCACGCCATGCGAACCGCCCGAACCGCCATCGGACGTCCCGACATCACCTGGCACCACCTACGCCACACCGGAGCCACCCTTGCCGCCCAAGCCGGGGCCACGCCTGCCGAACTCATGGCCCGCATCGGCCACACCAGCACTCGCGCCGCCCACATTTACCAACACGCCACCCTCGACCGCGATGCTCACATCGCGGTAGCGCTCGATGCGCTCGCGCGTAGATAG